In Methylacidiphilum infernorum V4, a single window of DNA contains:
- a CDS encoding lipid-binding SYLF domain-containing protein, translated as MRIKSRTRSPWMIVNGLKGKFIFLLLFFCSSCLSLRGWNLEKKVEQGASLLLEMKNRYKDTVPEPLFEEAKGVGYLSILEAGLFMKKRRGNGWIAIRLPEGRWSGPLAVNVSGWDLGLEVGIKAVDLLLLFNAQETIDLLVKGKRCNIGVGQSAQPGLVELTEDQVSSPTASVYVYLISKNKIKGIKIGNFDLIADPATNWQYYKNKYIPYQILSGRVPVPESAQRLIQALAEPFRSLPVKPAEKVVASPEPFH; from the coding sequence ATGAGGATAAAATCGAGGACCAGGTCCCCCTGGATGATCGTTAATGGCCTAAAGGGAAAGTTCATTTTCCTTCTTCTTTTTTTTTGTTCTTCTTGCCTTTCTCTTAGGGGATGGAATTTAGAAAAGAAGGTTGAGCAGGGGGCTTCTCTACTCTTAGAGATGAAAAACAGGTATAAAGATACTGTTCCTGAACCCCTCTTCGAGGAAGCTAAGGGAGTAGGTTATCTGAGTATTCTTGAGGCCGGCTTGTTTATGAAAAAAAGAAGGGGCAATGGATGGATAGCTATTCGACTGCCTGAGGGACGCTGGTCTGGCCCCCTTGCTGTGAATGTTTCCGGATGGGATTTGGGATTAGAGGTGGGGATCAAAGCTGTTGATCTTTTGTTGCTTTTCAACGCTCAAGAAACGATCGATCTGCTTGTTAAAGGCAAAAGATGTAATATTGGAGTTGGGCAGAGTGCGCAGCCGGGGTTGGTTGAACTAACCGAAGATCAAGTTTCCTCTCCGACAGCCTCCGTCTACGTTTATCTCATTTCCAAGAATAAAATAAAAGGAATAAAAATAGGCAATTTCGATCTTATCGCTGATCCTGCGACCAATTGGCAGTATTACAAGAATAAATATATACCCTATCAAATCCTTTCAGGAAGGGTTCCTGTCCCGGAAAGTGCCCAGAGATTGATCCAGGCGTTGGCAGAACCCTTTCGCAGCCTCCCTGTAAAACCCGCAGAAAAAGTCGTTGCTTCTCCAGAACCCTTTCATTAG
- a CDS encoding sensor histidine kinase, with the protein MLWLLTGLVIFLCVGFLALFFHKQKFWLSRLHKIEKITDAIKNKRIPPSFLLTGDPLLSAISRNLEAISTELQRLIHASKEEEINLNTILKSMAEGIAIIDRSHLIKIANESFTRILGLSGNPQGKKLVELIQLPEVEKMIEEAFKAQEPLSQEILGTETKGKLSGYFVVDAVPVITKSQDLPSDIMVLVFRDITEIKMFEEARKEFVINVSHELRTPLAIFKGYVETLTDNPRLSKSEVKRIYEILKKHCQRLSSLIEDLLLLAKLESRKLTIETTPVSIAEFLEETIQDLHPLFKQKECTVNLLIEPDLPTVEIDPFWFQQAVYNLVDNALKFSIPPRKLVIEAQKIDQNFVLKIIDNGFGIPSKDLPFIFDRFYRGDKSRSSEQKGTGLGLSITKQIVELHGGQIRAISEPEKGTTMELTFPLQRENGLKEPMEKS; encoded by the coding sequence ATGCTTTGGCTTTTGACCGGTCTAGTCATTTTCTTGTGTGTCGGTTTTCTTGCTCTTTTTTTTCACAAGCAAAAATTTTGGTTATCCAGGTTACACAAAATCGAAAAGATCACTGATGCGATAAAAAATAAACGAATTCCTCCTTCTTTTCTCCTTACCGGAGATCCACTGCTTTCCGCCATATCAAGGAATCTCGAGGCTATATCCACAGAGCTTCAACGACTCATCCATGCTTCCAAAGAAGAAGAAATCAATCTAAACACCATCCTGAAATCCATGGCTGAAGGGATCGCGATCATCGACCGCAGCCATCTTATCAAAATAGCCAATGAATCCTTTACGAGGATTTTAGGACTAAGTGGAAATCCGCAGGGGAAAAAATTGGTTGAACTCATCCAGCTTCCCGAAGTGGAAAAAATGATCGAAGAAGCTTTTAAAGCCCAAGAACCTTTGTCCCAGGAAATCCTGGGGACAGAAACAAAGGGAAAGCTATCTGGATATTTTGTTGTCGATGCCGTCCCCGTAATCACCAAATCCCAGGATCTGCCCAGTGATATTATGGTTCTAGTTTTTCGCGACATCACCGAAATAAAGATGTTTGAAGAAGCAAGAAAAGAATTTGTAATCAATGTCAGCCACGAATTACGAACCCCCCTGGCTATTTTTAAGGGTTACGTTGAAACCTTGACTGATAACCCCAGGCTTTCTAAAAGCGAAGTAAAAAGAATCTATGAAATTTTAAAGAAACACTGCCAAAGGCTTTCTTCTCTAATTGAAGACCTTCTTCTTCTTGCCAAGCTCGAATCCCGCAAATTAACCATTGAAACCACCCCTGTCTCCATCGCTGAATTCCTCGAAGAAACCATCCAGGATCTCCACCCTCTTTTCAAGCAAAAGGAATGCACGGTCAACCTCTTGATCGAGCCCGATCTTCCAACCGTTGAAATCGATCCCTTTTGGTTTCAACAAGCCGTTTATAATTTAGTCGACAATGCCCTAAAATTTTCCATTCCGCCTAGAAAACTGGTGATTGAAGCCCAAAAAATCGATCAAAACTTCGTGTTAAAAATCATCGACAACGGTTTTGGAATTCCTTCCAAGGATCTTCCCTTCATCTTTGACCGGTTTTATCGTGGAGACAAATCCCGGAGCAGCGAACAAAAAGGGACCGGACTAGGTCTGTCCATAACCAAGCAGATTGTTGAACTCCACGGAGGACAAATCCGAGCGATAAGCGAGCCGGAGAAAGGAACCACAATGGAATTAACCTTTCCCTTGCAACGAGAAAATGGGCTTAAGGAGCCCATGGAAAAGAGCTAA
- a CDS encoding winged helix-turn-helix domain-containing protein, producing the protein MTTDKGIDKRKKKILVVEDEEDVLSLICLHLNSQGFETIGAKEGMEALRIARKELPDLIVLDLMIPEFSGLDVCKYLKKDPDTLSIPIVILTAKSDPSDRILGLELGADDYIAKPFSPRELILRIQSILRRRLEDNPLAEQIQQEDGIRLDPIDKVAYFKKKKIELTPIEFRLLSTLVEREGAVQSREQLLKEVWGYDKTVDTRTIDTHIRRLRDKLGRASQYLRTVRGIGYRFKKTN; encoded by the coding sequence ATGACTACCGATAAGGGTATAGATAAAAGAAAGAAAAAAATACTCGTGGTCGAAGATGAAGAAGATGTTTTGTCTTTAATCTGCTTACACCTCAACTCCCAAGGCTTTGAGACCATCGGAGCAAAAGAAGGGATGGAGGCGTTGCGTATCGCCAGAAAAGAACTTCCCGATCTGATCGTCCTTGACCTGATGATACCTGAATTTTCGGGACTCGACGTTTGCAAATACTTGAAGAAGGATCCGGATACCTTATCCATTCCTATTGTCATTTTGACCGCGAAGTCCGACCCCTCGGACCGTATTTTAGGCCTTGAATTGGGTGCCGATGACTACATCGCCAAGCCTTTTAGTCCCAGAGAGTTGATCCTGAGGATACAGTCGATACTGCGCAGGAGATTGGAAGATAACCCCTTAGCCGAGCAGATCCAGCAAGAGGACGGCATCAGGCTCGATCCGATCGATAAAGTCGCCTATTTTAAGAAAAAGAAGATCGAATTGACCCCTATCGAATTTCGACTCTTGTCTACCCTTGTTGAAAGAGAAGGGGCCGTTCAGAGTCGTGAACAGCTTTTAAAGGAAGTCTGGGGATACGATAAAACAGTCGATACGCGAACGATCGATACCCATATCCGGAGACTCCGGGATAAACTGGGCAGGGCTTCCCAATACTTGAGGACCGTCAGAGGTATTGGATACAGGTTTAAAAAAACGAACTAA
- the gyrB gene encoding DNA topoisomerase (ATP-hydrolyzing) subunit B, which produces MPIEPGISTLPKGDVSYDASRIEKLEGLEAVRKRPGMYIGPTDERGLHHCIFEVLDNSIDEHLAGYCSRIELTIHVDGSVSILDNGRGIPVDPHPKFKIPAVELVLTNLHAGGKFSQGVYKYSGGLHGVGAKCVNALSEWFKVEVFRDGKVYRMEFRRGKTSKPLEVVGKTLKTGTLITFKPDPEIFTQTLEFKTEIIAKRLRELAFLNPGLEILLLDERQLDGSKPSSLRFFFKEGIAEFVSQFTQDLKPLCPRPIVIQKQKDDLIVDCVLQYTEGYTEQIFCYTNGIPNPDGGSHLSGLRTALTRSINQYGKANNLFKEKDPPLSGEDVREGLVCILSLKHPSPSFESQTKVKLVSPEVEGVVSSLVYEGLMNYLELNPQVAKRIVEKALTAARAREAAKKAREAVRKTALSGGGLPGKLADCSVRNPQEAELFIVEGDSAGGSAKQGRNRQFQAILPIRGKLINVEKARLDKVLNNEEIQTIITAVGTGIGDGDGEGSFLLERLRYHKIILMTDADVDGSHIRTLLLTFFYRQMPELINKGHVYIAQPPLYLIGKKKEEYYVQNDEELNKILLEQGVKNVELFRANAEKVFRGRELFGILSKLEKLSQFCKYLELHGIDFDLLLANKDPQTGKLPEHIVRVWENNQERLYFFFDERQLGHFAEENPDLLLFETPGRESLPPTGGELQADEERPRARRASYLELFESPMVMKILEELLQLGFEISRYKSKDVPLYKMIVKKGEKGEKQLDIFSIGQILEVVKENGKEGVEIKRFKGLGEMNPKQLYETTMDPQKRKLLKVEIADAIEAERVFVTLMGEEVEPRKRFIEENALHVRNLDV; this is translated from the coding sequence ATGCCGATAGAACCAGGTATTTCTACCTTACCCAAAGGAGATGTAAGTTATGATGCTTCTCGCATAGAGAAGTTGGAAGGATTGGAAGCTGTCCGGAAAAGGCCAGGAATGTATATCGGCCCAACCGATGAAAGAGGCTTACACCATTGCATTTTTGAAGTTCTCGATAATTCAATTGATGAACACTTGGCCGGTTATTGTTCTCGAATAGAACTGACCATCCATGTTGACGGTTCTGTTTCTATTTTAGACAATGGACGAGGAATTCCTGTCGATCCCCATCCTAAGTTTAAAATTCCTGCTGTTGAACTGGTTTTAACCAATCTCCATGCCGGGGGAAAATTTAGTCAAGGAGTGTACAAGTATTCAGGTGGGTTGCACGGGGTGGGAGCCAAGTGTGTAAATGCTTTATCTGAATGGTTCAAGGTTGAGGTGTTTAGGGATGGTAAGGTCTACAGGATGGAGTTTCGAAGAGGAAAAACATCTAAACCTTTGGAAGTGGTCGGCAAAACGCTCAAAACCGGTACGCTGATTACCTTTAAACCTGATCCCGAAATTTTCACCCAAACTTTGGAATTTAAAACGGAAATTATTGCCAAAAGACTTAGGGAACTAGCGTTTCTTAATCCGGGGTTGGAGATCTTGCTTTTGGATGAGAGACAACTCGACGGATCTAAACCGAGCAGTTTGCGGTTTTTTTTCAAAGAGGGCATTGCAGAGTTCGTGTCCCAATTTACCCAGGATTTGAAGCCCCTGTGCCCGCGGCCGATTGTTATCCAAAAGCAGAAAGACGACCTGATTGTCGACTGTGTACTTCAATATACCGAAGGCTATACAGAGCAGATTTTTTGCTATACTAACGGTATCCCTAATCCCGATGGGGGAAGCCATCTTTCCGGGTTAAGAACAGCCCTTACCCGTTCGATCAACCAGTATGGCAAAGCGAACAACCTGTTTAAGGAAAAAGATCCTCCCTTGAGTGGAGAGGATGTCCGGGAAGGGCTTGTCTGTATTCTTTCTCTAAAACATCCTTCACCTAGTTTTGAGTCTCAAACAAAAGTCAAACTCGTTTCTCCGGAAGTAGAAGGAGTAGTCTCCTCGTTGGTTTACGAGGGTCTCATGAATTATTTAGAACTCAACCCTCAAGTTGCCAAGAGGATCGTCGAAAAAGCCTTGACTGCGGCTCGGGCTCGGGAGGCTGCAAAAAAAGCCAGAGAAGCGGTCCGAAAAACAGCTTTAAGCGGGGGAGGCTTGCCCGGGAAGCTTGCCGACTGCTCCGTCAGGAATCCCCAAGAAGCCGAACTTTTTATCGTTGAAGGAGATTCCGCTGGAGGATCGGCAAAACAGGGAAGAAATAGGCAATTCCAGGCCATTCTTCCTATAAGAGGAAAATTAATCAACGTAGAAAAAGCCCGGTTGGACAAGGTCCTTAATAACGAGGAGATCCAGACGATCATTACGGCTGTGGGCACTGGCATTGGGGATGGCGATGGAGAAGGATCTTTTCTGTTGGAAAGGTTAAGGTATCACAAGATTATCTTGATGACCGATGCCGATGTGGACGGTTCTCACATTCGCACCCTCCTTTTAACTTTCTTTTATCGCCAGATGCCGGAGCTGATCAACAAAGGCCATGTGTATATCGCTCAACCTCCCCTCTACCTTATAGGAAAGAAAAAAGAAGAGTACTATGTCCAGAACGACGAGGAGCTCAACAAGATCCTTCTCGAGCAGGGAGTAAAGAACGTCGAACTTTTTAGAGCAAATGCAGAAAAGGTTTTTCGGGGAAGAGAACTCTTTGGTATTCTTTCGAAGTTGGAAAAATTGAGCCAGTTCTGTAAGTACCTTGAGCTTCATGGGATAGATTTTGATTTGCTCCTTGCCAACAAGGATCCCCAGACGGGCAAACTTCCCGAACACATTGTTCGGGTTTGGGAAAACAATCAAGAAAGGCTTTACTTTTTCTTCGATGAAAGACAACTGGGTCATTTTGCCGAAGAAAATCCCGATCTGCTCCTATTTGAAACCCCGGGAAGGGAGAGCCTCCCTCCGACCGGAGGAGAACTCCAAGCAGATGAAGAAAGGCCGAGAGCAAGACGGGCCAGTTACCTGGAATTATTTGAAAGCCCCATGGTGATGAAAATCTTGGAAGAACTTTTACAATTGGGTTTCGAAATCAGCCGCTATAAGTCTAAAGATGTTCCCCTTTATAAAATGATCGTCAAAAAAGGAGAAAAAGGGGAAAAGCAACTAGATATTTTTTCCATAGGACAAATTTTGGAAGTGGTGAAGGAAAATGGAAAGGAAGGGGTTGAAATCAAACGGTTTAAAGGTCTTGGGGAAATGAACCCCAAGCAGCTCTATGAAACGACAATGGATCCTCAAAAAAGGAAGCTTCTCAAGGTAGAGATTGCCGATGCCATTGAAGCCGAAAGGGTTTTTGTAACACTCATGGGCGAAGAGGTTGAGCCTAGAAAACGATTCATAGAAGAAAACGCCCTCCATGTCAGGAACCTAGATGTTTAA
- the gyrA gene encoding DNA gyrase subunit A: MPQEPENGNQQLDSPDNSSVHLVDVSEEMKSCFIDYAMSVIIARALPDVRDGLKPSQRRILFAMHELGLAPNRKHLKCAKIVGETMGNFHPHGDQAIYPTLVHMAQPWAMREVLIDGQGNFGSIEGDPPAAMRYTEARLSAAGALLMADMDKDTVDFVPNYDETRMEPSVFPASFPNLIVNGATGIAVGMATNIPPHNLSETIDGLVALIDHPGLSSEELLEYIKGPDFPTGGVILGREGIVNYFTTGRGSLKVRGEIHVEELRGGKSAIVIDEIPYNVNRASLVEKIGELVNQKVIQEIADIRDESDENTRVVIELKRDAVAKVVANNLYRHTPLQTTFAVNMVAIDRLRPKSLNLKELLSCYLDHRHEVVTRRTRFDLNKALERAEVLEGFLIALSRLQEFIEIIRQSSNRDEARRKLLDREFSPEWIESLGIPLDGQRMTEGAMYRLSLRQVEAILDLRLYQLTGLEREKIAGEYAELLEKIKQFRLILASEEKIWAIVKAELLEIKEKYGNPRKTKIIPDEGEVAFEDLVANQRVVITLTHNGFIKRTSLDSYRSQRRGGRGVIGMSTQDTGVEEEKDFVESLFNASTHDFLLFFTTDGRVYIQRVYEIPEKERASKGKNIASILELKPTEEIASMLRIVANTQASDGRESSWDKEGYIFFCTLKGKVKKTPVSEFRNIRKGGITAISIEENDKLIDCLFTDGQKEIVLITKEGQSIRFSESDVRPMGRNAAGVIGIDLQPGDEVVGMSIVDHRATLLVVSEKGMGKRTSFEEYRKQKRGGQGVITMKTSDKTGKVVKAITVLDDDELLVLTLKGNVIRIHVKDLRKTGRNTQGVRLVQLDSEDKVTSIARIIPDKEDNEEPLFP; the protein is encoded by the coding sequence ATGCCTCAAGAACCAGAAAACGGTAACCAACAATTGGATAGTCCGGATAACTCTTCGGTTCACTTGGTGGACGTGTCCGAAGAGATGAAGAGCTGTTTCATCGACTATGCCATGTCGGTGATTATCGCGCGGGCATTGCCGGACGTCAGGGATGGTTTAAAACCATCCCAGCGTCGAATTCTTTTTGCCATGCATGAGCTCGGCCTGGCTCCTAACCGGAAGCATTTAAAATGTGCAAAAATAGTGGGTGAAACCATGGGCAATTTCCATCCCCATGGCGATCAAGCTATTTATCCCACCCTGGTGCACATGGCCCAGCCTTGGGCGATGCGCGAAGTGCTGATCGATGGCCAAGGAAATTTTGGTTCTATTGAAGGAGATCCCCCAGCAGCCATGCGTTATACCGAAGCACGGCTTTCCGCGGCGGGGGCTTTGCTCATGGCGGATATGGATAAGGATACCGTGGATTTTGTGCCCAACTATGACGAAACCCGGATGGAGCCCTCGGTATTTCCCGCTTCTTTTCCCAATTTGATTGTTAACGGGGCAACGGGTATTGCCGTAGGTATGGCTACGAATATCCCTCCCCATAATCTTTCTGAAACGATTGATGGGCTGGTTGCCTTGATCGACCATCCCGGTCTTTCTTCCGAAGAGCTTTTGGAATATATAAAAGGCCCGGATTTCCCTACGGGGGGAGTGATTTTAGGGAGGGAAGGAATCGTTAATTATTTTACTACGGGCAGGGGGAGCCTTAAGGTGAGGGGAGAAATCCATGTTGAAGAACTCAGGGGAGGGAAGTCGGCGATCGTGATCGATGAAATTCCTTATAACGTCAATAGGGCCTCTCTTGTTGAAAAAATTGGAGAACTGGTCAATCAAAAAGTTATCCAGGAAATTGCCGATATCAGGGATGAATCCGATGAAAACACCCGGGTGGTCATCGAGCTGAAGAGGGATGCCGTGGCCAAGGTGGTCGCCAACAATCTTTACAGGCATACCCCTTTACAGACCACCTTTGCTGTGAACATGGTCGCGATTGATCGGCTGCGTCCCAAGTCACTTAATTTAAAAGAACTGTTGAGTTGCTATCTGGATCACCGGCATGAGGTCGTAACCAGGAGAACGCGGTTTGATTTAAACAAAGCCTTGGAAAGGGCCGAAGTTCTCGAAGGATTTTTGATCGCTTTAAGTAGATTGCAAGAGTTTATCGAGATTATAAGGCAATCCTCTAATAGAGATGAAGCCCGAAGGAAACTTTTGGATAGGGAGTTTTCCCCTGAATGGATCGAAAGCCTGGGTATACCCCTTGATGGGCAGAGGATGACTGAGGGAGCAATGTATAGACTGTCCCTCAGGCAGGTTGAAGCCATTTTGGATTTAAGATTATATCAACTGACGGGCCTTGAAAGGGAAAAAATAGCCGGCGAATATGCAGAATTGCTGGAAAAAATTAAGCAGTTTCGTCTCATACTGGCCAGCGAGGAAAAAATCTGGGCTATCGTCAAGGCTGAACTCCTCGAGATCAAGGAGAAATATGGGAACCCAAGAAAGACGAAAATTATTCCCGATGAGGGAGAAGTGGCCTTTGAAGACCTGGTTGCCAACCAACGGGTGGTTATTACCCTTACCCACAACGGGTTTATTAAAAGAACGAGTCTAGACAGTTACAGGTCTCAAAGAAGGGGAGGAAGAGGGGTAATAGGGATGTCTACCCAAGATACGGGGGTAGAGGAAGAGAAAGATTTTGTTGAATCTTTGTTCAACGCTTCGACCCATGATTTCCTGCTCTTTTTTACAACGGACGGAAGGGTTTATATCCAAAGAGTCTATGAAATTCCTGAAAAAGAAAGGGCGAGTAAAGGTAAAAATATAGCCAGCATTCTTGAATTAAAGCCGACAGAAGAAATTGCCTCGATGTTGAGGATAGTTGCTAATACGCAGGCTTCAGATGGGAGAGAATCATCGTGGGATAAAGAAGGCTATATATTTTTTTGTACCTTAAAAGGAAAGGTGAAGAAAACCCCTGTCAGTGAGTTTCGTAATATTCGTAAAGGGGGTATAACGGCCATTTCTATCGAGGAAAACGACAAGCTTATCGATTGCTTGTTTACGGATGGACAGAAAGAAATCGTTTTAATTACCAAGGAAGGACAAAGCATAAGGTTTTCAGAAAGCGACGTTCGTCCCATGGGAAGAAATGCCGCCGGAGTCATAGGGATCGACTTGCAGCCCGGAGACGAGGTCGTAGGGATGTCTATCGTTGATCATAGGGCAACTTTGCTGGTTGTCAGTGAAAAGGGAATGGGGAAAAGAACTTCTTTTGAAGAATACCGCAAGCAGAAAAGAGGGGGACAGGGAGTAATAACGATGAAAACCTCCGATAAAACGGGCAAAGTGGTAAAAGCGATCACCGTTTTGGATGATGACGAGCTGTTAGTCCTTACCCTTAAAGGAAATGTAATTCGGATCCATGTTAAAGATCTTCGAAAAACGGGAAGAAATACCCAAGGTGTTCGGCTCGTCCAATTGGACAGCGAAGATAAAGTCACTTCCATCGCCCGGATTATTCCAGACAAAGAAGACAATGAAGAGCCTTTATTTCCTTAA
- a CDS encoding L-threonylcarbamoyladenylate synthase, whose protein sequence is MKDKEFNLEIKKAIEKAVDLLNKGEVVAIPTETVYGLAADGLNPEAVARIFELKKRPKIDPVIVHCSSLKEVGFYVCDLPDEARILGESFWPGPLTLVLKKKESIPDIVTAGLPFAGFRVPKHPLTLELIQKFGRPLAAPSANKFGKISPTTAQAVYEEFDQIIPFILDGGPCQVGIESTVVSFAQIPPLLLRFGAISKEEIERKIGPVTIPPPSTGWNLAPGRFPRHYAPSTPLETVFTLTDLPLYKRKNSALLFWGEEDTQGFKTFRNLSPRKSLTEAAANLFQMLRDLDKSGVEKIYALLLPEKGLGIAINDRLKKAAGKS, encoded by the coding sequence ATGAAAGATAAAGAATTTAATCTAGAAATCAAAAAGGCAATAGAAAAGGCTGTTGACCTTTTAAATAAAGGTGAAGTTGTCGCTATCCCTACCGAAACGGTTTACGGTTTAGCGGCAGACGGTCTAAATCCTGAAGCCGTAGCTCGAATTTTTGAGCTGAAAAAAAGACCCAAAATTGACCCCGTCATCGTCCACTGTTCTTCTCTTAAAGAAGTGGGCTTTTATGTCTGCGATTTGCCTGATGAAGCGAGAATACTCGGAGAAAGCTTTTGGCCCGGTCCATTGACTCTCGTTCTTAAAAAAAAGGAATCTATTCCCGACATTGTCACTGCAGGTCTTCCTTTTGCCGGCTTCAGGGTGCCCAAGCACCCTTTAACATTAGAATTGATCCAAAAATTCGGCAGGCCCCTAGCAGCACCCAGCGCCAACAAATTTGGGAAAATCAGCCCTACAACCGCTCAAGCCGTCTACGAAGAGTTCGACCAGATTATCCCCTTTATTTTAGACGGGGGTCCATGCCAAGTAGGAATTGAATCTACCGTAGTTTCTTTCGCTCAAATTCCTCCCTTGTTACTTCGATTCGGCGCCATTTCCAAAGAAGAAATTGAAAGAAAAATCGGCCCTGTAACTATCCCCCCGCCCTCTACAGGATGGAACCTGGCTCCAGGGAGATTCCCAAGGCATTATGCTCCATCAACCCCTCTAGAAACCGTTTTTACTCTTACCGATCTACCCTTGTATAAAAGAAAAAATAGTGCTTTGCTTTTTTGGGGAGAAGAAGATACTCAGGGTTTTAAAACGTTCAGGAACCTTTCTCCCCGGAAATCTCTTACTGAAGCAGCAGCAAACCTATTCCAGATGCTTCGCGATCTTGACAAAAGCGGGGTAGAAAAAATTTATGCTTTACTCCTTCCCGAAAAAGGACTGGGTATAGCCATCAATGATAGGCTAAAAAAAGCAGCAGGGAAGAGCTGA
- the fmt gene encoding methionyl-tRNA formyltransferase, which yields MMRVVFIGTGDFGVPSLEAIALDGRYTIPAVVTQADKPLGRQKEVIPSPIKRTALKHHIWVFQPENINSAGSIQQIQFLKPDLLVVCDYGQILSKAVLEIPSIGALNIHGSLLPKYRGASPIQAAIMNRDKETGVTVIWMDEGIDTGDILMSDKLLVRSTDTAETLHHRLAELGARLIIQSLEAIRAGKAPRIPQNNALASYAKKIKKEQALIDWTKDRHEIDAMIRAFNPWPVAFTTVWIGGEKKILKIFKVIISHRAKGMPGEVVRIDRHGILVAAGRSGGLLLREVQLEGRKRMHAADFARGARLAIGTVLGQKDEQ from the coding sequence ATGATGAGAGTTGTATTTATCGGCACGGGAGATTTCGGTGTCCCAAGCCTTGAAGCGATAGCCCTGGATGGAAGATATACTATACCGGCAGTTGTGACCCAGGCTGACAAACCTTTGGGGAGGCAAAAGGAAGTTATCCCTTCACCTATAAAAAGGACCGCTTTAAAACATCACATATGGGTTTTTCAACCTGAAAACATAAATTCTGCGGGTTCAATTCAACAGATCCAATTTCTTAAACCTGATCTGCTCGTGGTTTGCGACTATGGACAAATATTGTCGAAAGCCGTACTGGAAATTCCTTCAATAGGTGCTCTAAACATCCATGGCTCTCTGCTTCCCAAGTATCGTGGAGCATCTCCGATTCAGGCCGCCATAATGAACAGGGACAAAGAAACAGGAGTGACGGTCATATGGATGGATGAAGGCATTGATACGGGAGATATTTTGATGAGCGATAAGCTGTTGGTTCGCTCTACCGACACGGCTGAAACATTACATCATAGACTTGCCGAGCTTGGGGCTCGATTAATTATCCAATCCTTGGAAGCGATTAGGGCGGGCAAAGCCCCTCGGATCCCTCAAAATAACGCCCTTGCTTCTTATGCTAAGAAAATCAAAAAAGAGCAGGCCCTGATCGACTGGACAAAGGATCGACACGAAATTGACGCGATGATTCGAGCCTTTAATCCGTGGCCCGTCGCTTTTACCACCGTTTGGATCGGAGGAGAGAAAAAAATTTTAAAGATATTTAAAGTGATCATTTCTCATCGGGCAAAAGGTATGCCCGGCGAAGTGGTTCGAATCGATCGGCATGGCATTCTCGTTGCCGCGGGCCGTTCCGGTGGGCTTCTGTTGAGAGAGGTCCAGCTTGAAGGTAGGAAAAGGATGCATGCTGCAGATTTTGCTCGTGGAGCCCGGTTAGCTATAGGTACGGTTTTGGGGCAAAAAGATGAGCAATAG
- a CDS encoding DUF4412 domain-containing protein: MIKIRIFYVLVFPFFFVLSLYAQRPFSLPKQFSVSQVIKVGSGEIIQRIFVDGDKIRVEGPTGIQQQINIIRKDKKIIYTLFPDEHIYFEHPIKEETPLYDITPGDPSAKWTLLGTENLQGALCSKYLMESKAGKATFWIEKETGAPIQIMPEKGNIVVVWKDYKVGPQPEDLFVIPSGFQQIENYSIDPGNKEPGQEEKKPLPLPASPHQVQ; the protein is encoded by the coding sequence ATGATCAAAATAAGAATATTTTATGTTTTGGTTTTCCCTTTTTTCTTTGTTTTGAGTTTATATGCCCAAAGGCCTTTTAGTTTACCCAAGCAGTTCTCTGTTTCTCAAGTCATCAAGGTAGGCAGTGGAGAGATCATTCAAAGGATTTTTGTTGATGGAGATAAAATCAGGGTTGAGGGACCAACGGGAATCCAGCAGCAAATCAATATTATTCGAAAAGATAAAAAAATCATTTACACCCTTTTCCCCGATGAACACATCTATTTTGAACATCCAATCAAGGAAGAAACTCCCCTATATGATATTACTCCTGGTGATCCCTCGGCAAAATGGACCCTTCTTGGGACAGAGAACCTTCAAGGGGCGCTTTGCAGCAAATACTTGATGGAGTCCAAAGCGGGTAAAGCTACTTTTTGGATTGAAAAAGAGACTGGAGCTCCCATCCAGATTATGCCAGAAAAAGGAAACATCGTTGTAGTCTGGAAAGATTACAAAGTAGGTCCCCAGCCCGAGGATCTTTTCGTGATTCCTTCGGGTTTTCAGCAAATCGAAAACTATTCCATCGACCCGGGGAACAAGGAACCCGGACAAGAGGAAAAAAAACCCTTGCCTCTTCCTGCTTCACCTCACCAAGTACAGTGA